Proteins found in one Brevibacillus brevis genomic segment:
- the racE gene encoding glutamate racemase → MSRERAIAVIDSGVGGLTVAKEVMRQLPEERIVYVGDNARCPYGSKSPEEIRTYSFQMIDYVMRTPLKALVIACNTATAVVLEEAMGDLPLPVIGVIEPGARAAVQVTKNGRIGVIGTETTIRTRAYERALLRIQPDLYVAGMACPAFVPLVESHMANTEEARRVVKETLAPFLHEDLDTLILGCTHYPLLAPIISEVMGDRVRLINSAEETARELSMQIATDAESKQIERPKHLFVTSGDAHKFRTIAEEWLDCKVNVQHNSLEKTVQP, encoded by the coding sequence ATGAGTAGAGAACGAGCGATAGCCGTTATTGATTCAGGAGTGGGAGGATTAACTGTTGCGAAGGAAGTCATGCGTCAGCTACCCGAAGAACGGATTGTTTATGTAGGCGATAACGCCCGTTGTCCGTATGGCTCCAAATCGCCGGAAGAGATTCGTACCTACAGCTTTCAAATGATCGACTATGTGATGCGTACACCGTTAAAGGCATTGGTGATCGCCTGTAATACTGCGACTGCCGTCGTGCTGGAGGAAGCGATGGGTGATTTGCCGCTGCCCGTCATCGGGGTGATTGAACCAGGGGCGCGTGCAGCTGTTCAAGTGACGAAAAACGGAAGGATCGGTGTCATCGGGACGGAAACGACCATTCGTACGAGGGCTTATGAACGTGCGCTTTTACGGATTCAGCCGGATCTATACGTCGCAGGCATGGCTTGTCCCGCATTTGTGCCACTGGTGGAGAGCCACATGGCGAACACAGAGGAAGCAAGAAGAGTAGTAAAAGAAACGCTTGCCCCGTTCTTGCACGAAGATTTGGACACGTTAATTTTGGGTTGTACACACTATCCGTTGCTAGCTCCAATTATCTCGGAAGTGATGGGAGATCGAGTGCGCCTGATTAACTCCGCAGAGGAGACAGCACGAGAATTGTCCATGCAAATTGCGACTGACGCCGAAAGCAAGCAAATAGAGCGCCCGAAGCATTTGTTTGTGACCAGTGGGGACGCCCACAAATTCCGGACCATTGCAGAAGAATGGCTGGATTGCAAAGTAAACGTCCAGCACAACTCATTGGAAAAAACCGTCCAGCCCTAA
- a CDS encoding GerMN domain-containing protein, translated as MKIRHIGKMTAVLGVSAVLLSGCGLFGPEKETISIDAPPQSEVSVDLPNGTPSPDASKEGAQPVVQETGERMVYLQDANGYIVPVSMTLPKSEGPAKQVLSYMVKGGPVESMLQGGFSAVLPKGTEVKGLVIKNGVATVDFSKDFKTYEEKDEKKIVDAVTRALTEFSNVKTVQIWVNGTPLTEMPAAKTPITLLDRNQGVNLELGDGAVPGDTSSVTVYFQGQLDDTRTYYVPVTRLVPETADIAKATVEELIKGPKQGSHLFSSLLRTTRVLNVKQEKDLVTVNLSSDILKYDDGKEASPEALQSLVLSLTETTGAKQVQLLVEGKPLASGEFTKPVSRPVQLNPIQM; from the coding sequence ATGAAGATAAGGCACATCGGGAAAATGACGGCCGTGCTGGGGGTTAGCGCAGTGCTTTTGTCGGGCTGCGGTCTCTTTGGCCCGGAAAAGGAAACGATAAGTATTGATGCACCACCACAGTCTGAGGTATCAGTTGATTTGCCAAACGGCACGCCGTCCCCGGATGCTTCAAAAGAAGGAGCACAACCGGTCGTTCAGGAGACTGGAGAGAGAATGGTGTACTTGCAGGATGCCAACGGATATATCGTTCCTGTCTCGATGACGCTTCCGAAATCAGAAGGTCCTGCCAAACAAGTATTGAGCTACATGGTAAAAGGTGGACCGGTAGAGAGCATGCTCCAGGGTGGCTTCTCCGCTGTCTTGCCGAAAGGGACGGAAGTAAAAGGACTTGTCATCAAAAACGGCGTAGCCACTGTCGATTTTTCCAAAGACTTCAAGACGTACGAGGAGAAAGACGAGAAGAAAATTGTCGATGCCGTCACCCGGGCGCTGACGGAATTTAGCAACGTCAAGACTGTGCAAATTTGGGTGAACGGAACTCCATTAACAGAAATGCCAGCAGCCAAAACGCCCATAACGCTATTAGACCGTAATCAAGGAGTCAATCTCGAATTGGGCGATGGAGCAGTACCAGGAGACACTTCCAGCGTAACGGTTTATTTCCAGGGACAGCTGGATGATACCCGTACGTATTATGTCCCAGTCACTCGCCTGGTTCCTGAAACGGCTGATATCGCCAAGGCAACCGTTGAAGAGTTGATCAAAGGGCCGAAACAAGGATCTCATCTCTTCAGCTCCTTGCTGCGTACGACACGTGTTCTAAATGTGAAGCAGGAAAAAGATTTGGTGACGGTCAATTTGAGCAGTGACATCCTCAAGTATGACGATGGCAAGGAAGCGAGCCCAGAAGCTCTGCAATCGCTCGTCTTGTCATTGACAGAGACGACAGGAGCCAAGCAAGTGCAGCTGCTGGTGGAAGGAAAACCGCTAGCTAGTGGCGAGTTCACCAAGCCAGTGAGCCGTCCGGTTCAACTCAATCCCATACAGATGTAA
- a CDS encoding MFS transporter yields the protein MSFLFLLKKPNLRRLLTANFLSGIGDWFNSVAVLALLLEITGTAIAVGITLALRTLPHLIFGPLGGLMADRFDRKKVMVACDLVRGFVALSFLFVSEKSDLWIVYAGTFSLVAFSSLYNPARMSLLPKIVDPEELATANALDQSIYGIVMAIGSLIGGIFIALWGSDLAFLFNALSFFASALFLARLKVPSSPDQSVNSVQLQQTVKVSSYGEVIRAITSTPLVYAILLLKAVWPIGGGIINVLISVYAYQVFTAGEWGIGLLYGAIGIGFIIGGLLAQRFQRYFNEVAASSFALEGFALLLTSFSPTIYVTALFFALSTVAGGMGNASLNTLIMRHVAPSYHGRVFALDATISNILIGLSMLLGGWILTIAEPRIVGFVAGFLVTIPSLVLGLVIWRTVRGSGNESLTNKNHAR from the coding sequence ATGAGCTTCCTGTTTCTTTTGAAAAAGCCGAATTTGCGGCGTCTTTTAACCGCCAATTTCCTTAGCGGAATCGGTGATTGGTTTAACAGCGTTGCTGTGCTCGCTCTGCTGCTCGAAATAACGGGAACAGCTATCGCTGTAGGCATTACCCTTGCCCTGCGTACGCTGCCTCACTTGATTTTTGGTCCGCTGGGCGGCTTGATGGCAGACCGTTTTGATCGAAAAAAAGTGATGGTCGCCTGTGATCTCGTTCGCGGATTCGTTGCTCTTTCGTTTTTGTTTGTATCTGAAAAATCAGATTTATGGATCGTCTATGCAGGCACGTTTTCGTTAGTTGCCTTTTCTTCCCTTTACAATCCGGCACGAATGTCCCTGCTCCCCAAAATCGTTGACCCTGAGGAATTGGCGACTGCGAACGCCCTTGATCAAAGTATCTATGGAATCGTCATGGCCATCGGTTCGTTGATCGGCGGTATTTTTATAGCACTGTGGGGAAGTGATCTCGCTTTTCTTTTCAATGCCCTCTCCTTTTTCGCATCCGCTCTGTTTTTGGCTCGACTGAAGGTACCCTCCTCCCCAGACCAATCCGTTAATAGCGTGCAGTTGCAGCAGACGGTTAAAGTCTCTTCCTACGGAGAGGTGATTCGCGCCATCACATCCACACCGCTTGTCTACGCCATCCTTTTGCTGAAAGCCGTGTGGCCAATCGGCGGGGGGATCATCAATGTCCTGATCAGTGTCTATGCTTATCAAGTGTTTACTGCCGGTGAATGGGGAATTGGTTTGTTGTACGGTGCGATCGGAATTGGCTTCATCATCGGGGGACTGCTTGCTCAGCGCTTTCAGCGCTACTTTAACGAAGTGGCTGCCAGCAGCTTCGCTTTGGAAGGCTTTGCGCTGCTTTTGACCAGCTTTTCACCTACGATTTATGTAACGGCACTGTTCTTTGCGCTGTCCACCGTTGCAGGAGGAATGGGGAACGCCAGCCTGAATACGCTGATCATGCGGCATGTCGCACCCAGCTACCATGGCAGAGTATTTGCCTTGGATGCGACGATTTCAAACATCCTGATCGGTCTATCCATGCTCCTTGGCGGTTGGATTTTGACGATAGCAGAGCCTCGCATAGTCGGCTTTGTGGCGGGCTTTTTGGTCACGATCCCATCACTTGTGCTCGGGCTGGTTATTTGGAGAACTGTACGCGGTAGTGGCAACGAATCATTGACGAACAAAAACCACGCTCGTTAA
- the rph gene encoding ribonuclease PH, which produces MRVDGRAHDQLRPVTITRNYIKHAEGSCLIEVGDTKVICTATLEDRVPPFMRGGGKGWITAEYSMLPRATATRNARESSKGKVGGRTMEIQRLIGRALRSVVNLEAMGERTIWLDCDVIQADGGTRTASITGAYVAMVDAMQKLVDSGTWKHLPLNDFLAATSVGVVGEEAVLDLNYKEDSTAIVDMNVVMTGKGKFVELQGTGEDAPFSPEQLQEMIALAKVGIDNLINSQKEALADVTLSFAQSVAEESHA; this is translated from the coding sequence ATGAGAGTGGATGGCCGTGCCCATGATCAATTGCGCCCTGTAACCATTACGCGCAATTACATTAAACACGCAGAAGGATCGTGCCTGATTGAAGTCGGAGACACAAAGGTGATTTGTACGGCGACTTTGGAAGACCGGGTACCGCCTTTTATGCGTGGTGGCGGGAAGGGCTGGATCACAGCCGAGTATTCCATGCTTCCCCGAGCAACAGCGACCCGCAACGCGCGTGAGTCGTCCAAAGGAAAAGTCGGTGGACGAACCATGGAGATTCAGCGTCTGATCGGACGTGCTCTGCGCTCCGTTGTGAACCTTGAAGCAATGGGTGAACGCACCATTTGGTTGGATTGCGATGTCATTCAGGCAGACGGTGGTACACGGACAGCTTCGATTACCGGAGCTTACGTGGCAATGGTAGATGCGATGCAAAAGCTGGTGGATAGTGGCACCTGGAAACACCTGCCGCTCAACGACTTCCTGGCAGCGACCTCAGTAGGGGTAGTCGGTGAGGAAGCCGTGCTCGATCTTAACTACAAAGAAGATTCTACAGCGATTGTCGACATGAATGTCGTCATGACGGGAAAAGGAAAGTTTGTCGAGCTGCAAGGAACAGGGGAGGATGCACCGTTTTCTCCTGAACAGCTACAAGAAATGATTGCCCTTGCAAAAGTCGGCATTGACAACTTGATTAACAGCCAAAAAGAGGCGCTCGCTGATGTTACGCTCTCTTTTGCACAATCAGTAGCGGAGGAAAGTCATGCCTAA
- a CDS encoding XTP/dITP diphosphatase: MPNRKKVVLATRNQGKVKEFNRLFADAGWEGISLAEFDGVPEVVEDKDTFEGNALKKAIEISTYLNMPALGDDSGLEVDALEGRPGVYSARFAGEDATDEQNWRKLLKELEEVSTQERTARFRCTLALVIPGEEPIIATGACEGVIAREPKGTNGFGYDPVFYIPSMDKMMAELMPEEKNQISHRARAMQQLLEIIK, from the coding sequence ATGCCTAATCGAAAAAAAGTCGTTCTTGCAACACGTAACCAGGGAAAAGTGAAAGAATTCAACAGGCTGTTCGCAGATGCAGGCTGGGAAGGAATCAGCCTCGCTGAATTTGACGGTGTGCCTGAGGTAGTAGAAGACAAGGACACCTTCGAAGGAAACGCGCTGAAAAAAGCAATCGAAATCTCTACATACCTGAACATGCCTGCCCTCGGAGATGATTCCGGTCTGGAAGTAGATGCGCTGGAAGGACGCCCTGGTGTTTACTCCGCACGCTTCGCTGGGGAAGATGCAACAGACGAGCAGAATTGGCGTAAATTGTTGAAAGAGCTGGAAGAGGTTTCGACACAGGAACGCACAGCTCGCTTCCGTTGTACGTTGGCGTTGGTGATTCCGGGCGAAGAGCCAATCATTGCCACTGGTGCTTGCGAGGGTGTGATCGCACGTGAACCAAAAGGGACAAACGGCTTCGGTTACGATCCGGTATTCTACATCCCATCGATGGACAAAATGATGGCCGAACTCATGCCAGAAGAAAAGAACCAGATCAGCCATCGTGCTCGTGCCATGCAGCAACTGCTTGAAATCATCAAGTAG
- a CDS encoding metallophosphoesterase family protein, giving the protein MGILIMSDSHGLVREVSQVVNRHHVEKILHCGDFCVDHKREPFSNMTLVRGNCDSTQEVPTEQETKWRDLHILQTHGHLYGVKGSLLRLHYRAEEVGANVVIFGHSHVPVCGVERDILFLNPGSLQMPRGFHVPTYALLEETGTSPTETYISVAFYDHVGNPVSQLGGNYSVRRPMRSS; this is encoded by the coding sequence ATGGGAATTCTCATCATGAGCGATAGCCACGGCTTGGTTCGGGAAGTAAGCCAGGTCGTCAACCGACATCATGTCGAAAAAATTTTGCATTGTGGCGATTTTTGTGTGGACCATAAGCGCGAGCCGTTTTCCAACATGACGCTTGTCCGAGGCAATTGCGATTCGACACAAGAGGTGCCGACCGAGCAAGAGACCAAATGGCGCGACCTTCACATCCTGCAAACGCACGGGCATCTTTATGGTGTGAAAGGCTCTCTTCTGCGCCTTCATTACCGTGCAGAAGAGGTCGGAGCAAACGTAGTCATATTCGGTCACTCTCATGTGCCTGTCTGTGGTGTGGAAAGAGACATCTTGTTTCTGAATCCGGGCAGCTTGCAAATGCCACGCGGCTTTCATGTACCGACATATGCTCTTTTAGAAGAGACAGGAACGAGTCCGACAGAAACTTACATATCAGTGGCGTTTTATGATCATGTAGGCAACCCGGTTTCACAATTGGGAGGGAACTATTCTGTTCGTCGACCAATGAGGTCTTCTTGA
- the tig gene encoding trigger factor, which translates to MAANWEKVENNQGVLTVEVDATQVDAALDQAFKKVVQKVQVPGFRKGKVPRKMFESRFGVESLYQDALDILLPTAYGQAVREAGIEPVDRPEVDVTQMEQGKNLIFKATVTVKPEVKLGDYKGLSIEDKDFSVTEESVDAELKRMQERHAELVAVEEGAAQTGDIAVIDFEGFQDGVAFEGGKAEDYSLELGSGTFIAGFEEQLVGLNIGEEKEITVTFPEEYHSPNLAGKEAVFKVKLNSLKRKNLPALDDEFAKDVSEFDTLEELKADTKKKLEEKTAQEKDQYVREQLVLKAAENAEIDLPAVMVEHELDQMVNEFGQRLQYQGMTLELYYQFSGMDESQLRDQLRADATSRVRTSLTLEAIGKAENIEATEEDVNAELDKLAGVYGRPADELRKIFSAQDGMAALYRDVQTRKTVDLLVAESKVTA; encoded by the coding sequence GTGGCAGCAAATTGGGAAAAGGTAGAGAATAACCAGGGAGTCCTGACGGTTGAAGTAGATGCTACGCAAGTAGACGCAGCATTGGATCAAGCGTTTAAAAAAGTGGTTCAAAAAGTTCAAGTTCCAGGATTCCGCAAAGGAAAAGTACCACGCAAAATGTTCGAATCCCGTTTTGGTGTAGAATCTTTGTACCAAGACGCTCTTGACATTCTGCTTCCAACTGCATACGGACAAGCTGTTCGTGAAGCTGGTATCGAGCCAGTAGATCGTCCAGAAGTAGACGTAACGCAAATGGAACAAGGGAAAAACCTGATCTTCAAAGCGACTGTAACTGTGAAGCCTGAAGTGAAGCTGGGCGACTACAAAGGTCTGTCCATCGAAGATAAAGACTTCTCTGTAACCGAAGAGAGCGTTGACGCTGAACTGAAGCGCATGCAAGAGCGTCATGCTGAGCTCGTAGCAGTAGAAGAGGGTGCCGCACAAACAGGCGATATCGCTGTAATCGATTTCGAAGGCTTCCAAGACGGAGTAGCTTTTGAAGGCGGTAAAGCGGAAGATTATTCTCTGGAACTGGGTTCCGGTACTTTCATCGCAGGGTTCGAAGAGCAACTGGTTGGCCTGAACATCGGCGAAGAAAAAGAAATTACCGTAACTTTCCCTGAAGAGTACCACTCTCCTAACCTCGCTGGTAAAGAAGCGGTATTCAAAGTGAAGCTGAACAGCCTGAAGCGCAAAAACCTGCCTGCTTTGGATGATGAGTTTGCCAAAGACGTGAGCGAGTTCGACACGCTGGAAGAGCTGAAAGCAGACACCAAGAAAAAACTCGAAGAAAAAACTGCGCAAGAAAAAGATCAATATGTTCGTGAGCAGCTCGTTCTGAAAGCAGCTGAAAACGCTGAGATCGATTTGCCAGCAGTAATGGTTGAGCATGAATTGGATCAAATGGTAAATGAATTTGGTCAACGTCTGCAATACCAAGGCATGACGCTGGAACTGTACTACCAGTTCTCCGGCATGGATGAGAGCCAACTGCGTGATCAATTGCGTGCAGACGCAACATCCCGCGTTCGCACTTCCTTGACTTTGGAAGCAATCGGCAAAGCAGAAAACATCGAAGCAACAGAAGAAGACGTAAACGCAGAGCTGGATAAACTGGCTGGCGTATACGGCCGCCCAGCAGATGAGCTGCGCAAAATCTTCTCTGCACAAGATGGCATGGCTGCTCTGTACCGCGATGTGCAAACTCGCAAAACAGTAGATTTGCTGGTTGCAGAAAGCAAAGTAACAGCATAA
- the clpP gene encoding ATP-dependent Clp endopeptidase proteolytic subunit ClpP, which translates to MLIPMVIEQTSRGERSYDIYSRLLKDRIILLGTEIDDEIANLVVAQLLFLQAEDPDKDISLYINSPGGSVTAGMAIYDTMQYIKPDVSTICVGMAASMGAFLLAAGAKGKRFALPNAEVMIHQPLGGVRGQAEDIRIHAEWIMKTKRQLNEILSERTGQPYERVEQDTDRDNFMSAEEAKAYGLIDSIIERKN; encoded by the coding sequence ATGCTAATCCCAATGGTCATCGAGCAAACAAGCAGGGGAGAGCGCTCCTACGATATTTACTCGCGCCTCCTGAAAGACCGGATTATTCTCTTGGGCACCGAGATTGATGATGAAATCGCCAATCTGGTTGTTGCTCAACTGCTTTTCTTGCAAGCAGAAGATCCGGACAAAGACATATCGCTATACATAAACTCTCCAGGTGGTTCTGTTACAGCCGGAATGGCCATCTATGACACCATGCAGTACATCAAACCGGATGTGTCCACGATTTGTGTGGGCATGGCTGCCAGCATGGGTGCGTTCCTGTTGGCTGCTGGTGCAAAAGGCAAGCGCTTCGCTCTGCCAAATGCCGAAGTCATGATTCACCAACCGCTCGGCGGTGTGCGTGGGCAAGCAGAAGACATCCGTATTCATGCGGAATGGATTATGAAAACGAAGCGCCAGCTGAATGAGATTTTGTCTGAGCGGACAGGTCAGCCTTATGAACGCGTAGAGCAAGATACAGACCGCGATAATTTCATGAGCGCAGAAGAA